The genomic interval CTGAAGCTAACGATCTTCCTGGCCTGATGTAGCCTGATTCCACGCCTGGAGTCCTCACTCAACGCCGCTCAAGAATAAGGGTACTCAGCTTATGTCGTTCAGAACACTATCCTTTGATCCACCGTACAACAATGGAAGCTGCTTACACCGAACGAACCATGTAAGCTGTAAGATGTAAGATGTAAGCTGGATTAACGAGAGATTTGGCTAGTCTACTTTTGCGCCAGCAATGTTGGAGTTGTGATACCGGTGATCATTAACTTCTACCTAGATACCTACGCTCATCCACTTAAAAAAAGCATTATGGTGTTCATGAAACTGCGTTCCTCGACGCCCGTCACCTTCTGCAGCTCCTTCGACGGCTCCGATTCATCAGCTAATTGCATCTACTCCTCTAAGAATTCATTCTTGTCGCCTCTGGAGCCTAGTTCAGCAAGCCTCGGCTACCAAGCTTGAGATATACAAATCAGATGTCTCACATCGGAGGTTCCCATTCTTGGACTCACTCCTTGAAGATGTGACAACGAACACTCCAGATGAGCAGGTCTATGAAGACTCGAGCGGTCGGGACAATCACAACACTGCGGCTGATCAGGAGACATAATCGGTCGTCCAACGCTAAAATTGTCAAGCTGAACAATAAGAAAGTAGACTAACAAGTTGAACAATAAGAAAGTAGACTAACAAGCTGAACAATAAGCGTTTAGGGGCGCAGGAAAGCGACGAGCCATCATCAAGAGGCAGTCCAGGTGGCACCAGTAGGCACCGACTACCAGTCAGACTGATCCCTTGGTAGCGAAAGGTTGGAACGACGTCTAGATCATTAGCGGTTtacttaaaaaaagaaaaaatgaaaaaaatgaaaaaaaaaaaacaaaacaaaacgacGGCGGGAAGGAATTAATCGAGCGTTTCTCTGTTCTGCCACGGAGACGAAGGCACAATTCGTTCCaaacacgatttttttttctctttttttctctcactctctctctctgtctctgtctctgtccctgtctctgtctctgtctgtctctctctctgaagaAACGAACGATACTTCGAGGGACACTACGATACGAATTAACGTCAATTCGAGGATTCGCGGGGGAGCCTCGCGGAACGCCTTTTGCCGTAGCTCGATGCCATACTTTTCGTTTGAAGTGCCTTTCCAATTGTAATCTTACACGCGCACGATGAAGAAAAGAAGACTTCGTTCGTCGCACGAATGACAAACACCACACCGTTCCTAAAAAACAGTTCTCGGGAATGGCCGCAGCCGAgaccgcgtgcgcgcgcgcgcagcgCGTTGTCGTCCTTGTATttagaagaaagaaaagaagaaaacaggaatcgaaagaaagaaagaaagaataaaaaaaaaacaggatcGTCTTTAGctaagctctctctctctgccctcTGGATCATCTTTCAGAAGGCAGGATAAACGGGTCCCCTTTCCAAGGGCGTCCGAATTAAGTTTCAGATCTTTTATTGTACCTATATGACATGGTCGACCTTTATTGAGaattttaaagatttttaaaaagaaccTATTTAGCGGGGCGGAAAAAAAGAATGGCTATTCGAGATTTGGTTCTAGAGACTGAGGAAAATCGCCGGCGAGTTATGATTATTGAGCGGACCGTTCGAAGATAGTTGCTAAGATTTGTTGGACTACTTTTACGAGGAAAATCCGTCTTACGAGGAGGGGAaagtggtgtaatggccttaggAAATTTATTGGAGGTCCTAAATCGTAATGCTTCAGTTAGAGACATCACGGGAAGATGTTCATCGGGATGAAGTTTTGACGACACCCCGAGAGAAATAAATAATCGACAACAACGGTATCAGAGGGAAAAGAGCCTCTTCCTTGTTTTACCATGGAGGTACCATTTCGCCGAGCAGTCGGGGTTAAGGAAAATGGCGGCTGTCCGCCCAGACTTCTCTTTAAACTGCCAGATTTGGGTCCTAAAGAAAGATTTGCAGAGGTTTTGTCAGAGGGTGACGAAAAAACGGTAACGCGGCAGATTCGCTCACGTTTATACTCATAATTGTTGCGAAGCCCGGTTAGAACGTTGACAGGAGAGAATCGTCAAAGAGGAGCCATTGTCGCATAATAATCCAGCACCGATTGTCTATTCTAATAACAGGTCGTAGAACGGAATGCTATAACGTCCGGATTGGCGTGACGATTTAATTACGGAATATTTGCGAAATTGTAAACGATTGTaccattttttgttttgtttcgttattgttgttgttgttgttgttgttgttgttgttgttgcttgtACCGAACACGTAACACACAGTTGAAACGAACCGACGTCAATTTTTAGAACGTAAACAAATGGCTCTGGATACACGGTTTAATGCAGCTTGCAGGTTTCAATTTCGTTGCGTTAATCCGTGGCTTATTGGATTCGTCTCGAGGATCGAGACACGGCGTCAACGTGGAATAAACAATACGGCCTACCACGATCGATAGACTTGTAAATACGCGATCACTCTTTGGACGGGCGGGAGCAGCGGCGACCCAACGATTACATATTGTAGCTAATTAACGAAATCGAAGACGCTAGCTAGCAGGATGACGAACAGATCGTCTGTACTTACTGACACTTACCGACATCGATGGCTGTAAAATGGAAGTGTGATTTTTAAGCACGATCTCGTGCGATCCGACGCGTCAGATCATCCGCCATGCTGGCCGGATCACCTGTCTAAGCTGTTTCTTGCGGTTTTTTGAATGAATTTTAGTCGGCGACGTGTGCAGAAATTTGGCGACACGCCTCGCGACATTGCGTGAGATTATTATGGTACTGCGAGATCGCATGCGGATGATTTTGCGAATTGATCCACGAACAATACAATCCGTTGTAAAGTGTGGTTGGTGTAAGTTTAacataaaagaaattttgaatacAACCCGCTTGTTGAGACCTCATTCTTCTCTCCCTTCAGTTAAATGCTAATCGCCTTGagctaattatttttattattatcgaTATCTCAAAAATTCACTTAAAAATGACCTTGGATTACATCATTACAAGGTCATAGTCCTGTGCTATAATATAAACTGCATGAAAGGTATTACATTGATAAAGAATAATGATTAtttcactgcggattttacgcatttatggcaaaaatgggtaagtGTAATTTCAAACTATAAAAAGGACAAGAATTTGGGAGTACCAATACACTTATCATGCAACTTGATAAAATCAGTATAGAGagtaataaattcctatttggttcctacgtcttgcaattaatgcgaaCGATTATAAAGAGGATATACAATCTAATATTACATTGTGTGAAAATCCATAAAAGCATAAATAGTATCACAGTGATGGTGGAATAAAACTGGGTAACTGATCATTGCCTCATAATCCTATCGGTATAGATCGTGTCAGTATTGATGTACTCGGTGGAACACTTTAGCCATCATGATTTTGATGGATGGTCCACGTGGTGGTAAACCGATTTGCTTTATTGCATTTGCCGTTTCATACTCCAATAATGGTATTTCATCATTCTGTATCAATATACTTCACTGATCGCTGGTTCATTACCAGATTGCAGAAATGGTTGCAGAAAAATTGTTCGGGATAAATCTGCAAATAATAATatcgaatattttataacagtacagactttaataatattttaaaaatatttccaatgcAGATTCTTCaggagtgctaagggttgaaatATATGCAGTAAACACCGTCCAATAAACAAttcatttcttgaaaatatTCCTCGGTGACAAACTAATTTCTAAAGAAGATGTTACGTAAAATAATGCGATGGAAGCTACCCTTATCTGTCCACCTTTCACCTGAAGTTTACCTGTCCTTCCCCACGAGACCATAACGGAAAGAAAATGGTGGGCGAGGCAGGACAGCAAACAGGCCGATTGCCATCCACTCGGGGCTCACTTCGATCCCAGATTTCAAATACCTCACATCGTCTCCTCGCGCTACAAGGAATGCAACTTCCTCTTTACTATCGAGTCTCTCAACTGCTTGTAAATTCAAGTTCGTCGAACCGGTAAATAAATATGAACAATTGAAGTTCGTGAAACGTTGAATTTCCGTCATAGTTCTCCGCAACGTCCCGAGGATCATGATGGCCAATGTCACAGCGACGATGGACAGCTTTTACAGAGAAGAGCAGCTGAAATGCGAACGACTGCGGTCGGAGTGTGAGTCCTTTACAATTATTAACTAGTTAGTTTCGGGATTAATTTATTTAACTCTGGTTCTTACACTTTTCTAAACTATAAATCTtttggttttttattatttttgcatAGAACTTCTACCAGCGTATtcttgacatttttccgattaaaacgagtccaaacacggtgcAACTTGGATCACATTTACTCATCTAATTCACAATATAGTAgagcctctattatccgaactgattagAGAAATCTAACTACAGTATcagattaaatctttactgatttATACAACAAGCCATGCTCTACATATACGAACAGCTTTGAAACATGTGCTCCAATAATGAAGAATTTACATATGAccggttcggataacagaggtccTACTGAATTGTGGATTAAATAAGCAAATATGCTtcgaattgcgtcgtgtttggactcatttcaatcagaaaaatgtcacaaatacgcTGGTAgaagtttcacaaaaaaaaaaagaaataatgaaaaaccaAAAAATTTTGTCATTAAATCAGAATTTTACCGAAAGCAACCTAAAGCGTTACTGTAATGAAAAACGCTTAAGCAagtacaattgaattatattcaCAAATGGTCAGAACCACATCCCTCGAAAACCAAAGTCAGTTCAAAGTTAAAAACCGATTTATTTCATTTGATTTTCGCGAGTAGATGATGAAACATCATTGAACAGCGCGGAATTTGGTCACTGTCCCCCATTTTTCGACGGCATTCTCTGCTGGCCATCCACAAGGGCCTCGACAACAGCGATCCTACCTTGCCCACCTGGGACAAAGTTCGAGCCCGATGCAGAACCGAGAACCATAATGGACATGAACGATATGTCGATCGCTACTAAAGTCTGTCTTCCAAACAGCGAGTGgtacaaaaattctgaaaggatTTCGTGGGGCAATTACAGcctctgcaatttttctgaTGAGTCCACAACTCAGACTGTTATGGAAATCGGCGGCCTAAGGTTCGAGATGGCGTATTCGAGCGAATATGGCCACTCTGATACCTTCCTACTAGGCGtaagaattaaatattattagacagcggattatatacaattacaaaaacgagtgggtgcaatttgaaacggtAAAACCACTGgtagaatataataggttaaaaataatagtatttttcaattctaccAATGTTTCTACTCTTCCAAAATGGCAAAATAAAGATATTCTACctgaattgaaatttattttcttcttgatatgtttgttgcaattcagctggaaaattgttgttttgcataaagattcgctgtCCAAATATTATCTTCGGAGTATCTTGAGAAGCGGACACGTGACTGACCTTGGTTTTTACGTCTGCAGAAATGGCTGCCGATCGTCAGGATCGTCTCGCAGATCGGGTACACTACTTCGTTCACCATGCTCGTCATTGCAATGATTATCTTCTCTCTGTTAAGGTACTTGCACGCCAAAACAGCTTTAATTTTGTGACTTTCAACGTTAACCTAAAAAAGATCTCTTTATGGGCCATTTTATAAAGTTTCACTgagtagttcggataatcgaggttccactaaatcgtgtaTTAGACAAGCAAGCGcaatccaaattgtatcgtgttgggTGTCATTTTCACCGGAAAAGTGTCGCAAAAGTGTTGGCgcaagtttcattaaaaaataattaaaactaacaaaattatttcaaaaaattatttatttttttactatTTGCGATTCCCTTGTACACATTTTGCCCCAAACTGACCTAAAACCCGAAACATCCGCACTCTAGAAAACTGAGGAATCCTAGAAACAGACTGCACATGCACCTGTTCGCCTCGTTCATAATGAGGGCGTTTATGGCACTGATCAGGGACTGGATTTTCGACGATGGGATCGGTTTAGCTGTGGACGTCATCTACGTCGACGGGAAGGACGCGTTCATCAAACAGCGAAACGTAGGCATCCTAAtgattcgactgcggatttttatgcaaaagaaaaatggtccgcaaaaatccgcagtctagcaatggCTCCAGCAACAAGATAAAGTTCGTAACTATGAATAAAACAACTTGGAATCGCACGATCAGTTCCAGATCTTGGTATGCAAGACAATTACAAGCATGTGGCAGTACTTTATCGTTGCCAATTACTCGTGGATACTGATGGAGGGACTGTACCTCCATAATCTGGTTGTTTTGGCGTTTTGCGCAGACAGCGCGGCGACTaatctttatatttttatgggatGGGGTAAGATGAAGTGGGGAATAATATTCTACAAATTAGCATGCTAAATTAGCTTGTACTTGAAATGCTTGGAGCTGTTTGCTTCAAATTTGATTTGTTACTTTTTCGGGACGAAGGTTTGCCTGTGTTTGTGGTGGCTCCATGGATCATAATTCGAGCTACGATCGAGGACACACTTTGCTGGACCACTCACGAGAATCCATCTTTGTTCTTGGTCATCAGAATACCCATCATGATCTCGATCATAGTGAGTAGTTTTTCAATTGCGTCAAACCCAATCGAACATTAAACAGTATTACGAGATAGACGTAATGAACCTCTTGGCAGTTCAACTTCCTGCTGTTCATCAACATAGTTCGCGTGCTTTTCGTCAAGCTGAAGACCTCTGTGCACCTGCAGCGCAAGAAGATGCAGTACAGGTGAGCTCTCTGCACCTGTGTACTGATTATTCGTCAAACTGTGTACCATTTCTAATactatttcttatttttcataatATCGTCGGTAAAAACtacaattatatattatacttGCACAGTAGGTGGGCCAAGTCCACGTTAGTTCTCGTCCCCCTTTTCGGAGCTCACTATGCGCTGTTTTTGGGCTTCTCTTATCATAAAGATCACCGTGTGGAGCTCATTTGGCTCTTCTGCGACCAGTTCTTCGCCTCTTTTCAGGTAGATCAATCTCCTCGCATTTTGTACAAAGTAAAAATGATCAGAACCATCAAgttcaacattttatttttgcaCGCGACTGTCCGTTTATTATTAAACCTCACGCGCCACAGATATATTaagattagactgcgaattttatgcattttctatttttattaggAAATCTTTAGGAAATTGTTTTTGTTAATCATCTAATAATTGAATTTCGTTTCATTTCGTTTCCATGAATTTATGAATGCTCATCATTTCCAGGGTACCTTCGTAGCTCTACTATACTGCCTGCTAAACGCAGAAGTACGCTCGGAGATAAAATTAGCCTGGAGAGCCAGATGGTCCAAGAAAGCCATTTGTCACTCCCTGTGCAAAGCGTCGAGGAGAAGGAAACTAAAACGACAATGCCAGAAGTCCTCAGATTACGAGCAACCCACCATCAGCGGCTCCACTATGAGAAACGTTTTCGTATTGCAAGTGGGCAACCATCAGACACATTCTAGTCATACATTTTAGATGTGCAAACAGATCAATTATTCATTAAAGATTCTACTAAGATATAGTAAGATCCCTTATCAATTTTTCCAACCGAATACTTTTCTGTGTACTAATGTAggcaaatattttataattctctATCGAGTGCGTGTCAACTAACACTATTTCTCTGTATTATTCCTGacatttatatatgtatatatatgtatattgtacatttatatgtatatttacaaATTAAAGCCGGCTCGTTATAAATAAATGCAGCATTTGGTTCCTCTAAATTATACAATAGATGGTGTCGCGCCAACGTTATCGATAGTTCGCGGGTTTGGGCGTATTAGCAAGAACTGAGTATTCtgtatacttcatttttactacGGGTGTTTGTGTCCATGCTAACGAGGAACAAATTAGGTTTTGGTTCGCTTGGTGCAGCACTATCGTTGCAACAAAAGTTGAAGGGATCGAAAATCCTGGAGTTATTGATTATTAAATGATATGATATCAgagaggaataaaaattttaataaatcgtgcgtaattctaatttttatgTGGCTTATACCAAGGATCGCAGATCTGCAAACAGCTCTCCCTTCCCCGCATGAGTAGCTTATGCCTGTAACACAAGACGTGTTTACGCGAAATGTTGTGTTGTGAGAAGCATGTGGTTTTGCAACGTGCTTGTGACACATAACCTAATTTAACCTGTACAACCGATCGTGTACAGATTTATTTTGTATTCGTCGCAAACAGGAGCCCTTTATCTCATCTTACAGATAATTCTTACCATTTCTATCTATAATTCTGGAAACGCTTAAGAAAAAGTGAGAATTTGTTTATTATCGTTAAATGACTGTATGACACAATGTCCACACTTTTTAATGTAGAGAATTCTGACTCTGACGGAGAACTGAAAATAAACGCTGACTATGCTAAGAACTATAATAATTGGCGGCAGAAGGAAGAGTTAAACAAATGTAAGTATACATTACGCtttacgatttttattaaatcGCAGCTCTTGATCGAGAATTTTAACGTTTCAGTGAAGACAAAGTATGGAGACATCAATGGAACTACGGTTTCGGATGGAGATTCTGATTCTGAGAGCTCATCGTCCTCTGAAGAGGAAGAAAATGTACAATCACTCACTATCACTCACTCGGTGTAATGAACGAGTACCTAACTGTACTTTGTTCTAATGGATTTCATTTTTACAGGAGGTATCGGAACAGTTTGACAAAGATTTCTACAAAACCCTAGCTTTGTTAAAGAAGAAGGATCCTAATATTTATAAGCAAGACGTAACTTTCTTCGATGACACGAATAAAGTGCAAGAGTCGTACT from Halictus rubicundus isolate RS-2024b chromosome 14, iyHalRubi1_principal, whole genome shotgun sequence carries:
- the LOC143360846 gene encoding vasoactive intestinal polypeptide receptor 2, which encodes MMANVTATMDSFYREEQLKCERLRSECDAEFGHCPPFFDGILCWPSTRASTTAILPCPPGTKFEPDAEPRTIMDMNDMSIATKVCLPNSEWYKNSERISWGNYSLCNFSDESTTQTVMEIGGLRFEMAYSSEYGHSDTFLLGKWLPIVRIVSQIGYTTSFTMLVIAMIIFSLLRKLRNPRNRLHMHLFASFIMRAFMALIRDWIFDDGIGLAVDVIYVDGKDAFIKQRNFQILVCKTITSMWQYFIVANYSWILMEGLYLHNLVVLAFCADSAATNLYIFMGWGLPVFVVAPWIIIRATIEDTLCWTTHENPSLFLVIRIPIMISIIFNFLLFINIVRVLFVKLKTSVHLQRKKMQYSRWAKSTLVLVPLFGAHYALFLGFSYHKDHRVELIWLFCDQFFASFQGTFVALLYCLLNAEVRSEIKLAWRARWSKKAICHSLCKASRRRKLKRQCQKSSDYEQPTISGSTMRNVFVLQVGNHQTHSSHTF